From Pseudarthrobacter equi, a single genomic window includes:
- a CDS encoding alpha/beta fold hydrolase: MTEVTAHHGLFKDTNLHVDDAGGAGRPVVLIHGWPLSGKSFEEQIPALQEAGYRPITYDRRGFGLSSKPPAGYNYDVLAEDLQKVLVELDLTDVTLVGFSMGGGEVARYLSLYGPSRIRSVVFASAVTPYLMRSDDNPDGPLTPEQADGMAEDLVKDETAFYDSFTRDFFSVDGVLKVSEVQRKEAGAMCGQANKNAVLACMAAFGGTDFRGDLADVTVPALVIHGDGDATVPFEGSGQRTHAALADSEVHVIKDAPHGCNVSHAEEWNTVVIGFLAK; encoded by the coding sequence ATGACCGAAGTTACTGCCCATCATGGGCTGTTCAAGGACACCAATCTGCATGTGGACGATGCCGGCGGAGCGGGCCGCCCGGTGGTCCTCATCCACGGATGGCCGCTCTCCGGGAAATCCTTCGAGGAACAGATCCCGGCGCTGCAGGAGGCGGGTTACCGTCCCATTACCTATGACCGCAGGGGGTTCGGCCTCAGCAGCAAGCCCCCGGCAGGCTACAACTACGATGTTCTGGCCGAGGACCTGCAGAAGGTCCTGGTGGAGCTGGACCTGACGGACGTGACCCTCGTGGGGTTTTCCATGGGCGGCGGTGAGGTGGCACGCTACCTCAGCCTGTACGGACCGTCGAGGATCCGCAGCGTGGTTTTTGCCTCCGCCGTGACGCCTTACCTCATGCGCTCGGACGACAACCCGGATGGTCCCCTGACCCCGGAGCAGGCTGACGGCATGGCCGAGGACCTCGTCAAGGACGAAACAGCTTTCTACGATTCCTTTACCCGCGACTTCTTCTCCGTGGACGGAGTCCTCAAGGTCAGCGAGGTGCAGCGCAAGGAAGCCGGTGCCATGTGCGGGCAGGCCAACAAGAATGCGGTGCTGGCCTGCATGGCGGCCTTCGGCGGGACCGACTTCCGGGGCGACCTCGCCGATGTCACGGTGCCGGCTTTGGTGATCCATGGCGACGGCGACGCAACCGTACCGTTCGAGGGGTCCGGCCAGCGGACGCACGCCGCACTGGCGGACAGCGAGGTCCACGTCATCAAGGATGCGCCGCACGGCTGCAACGTGAGCCACGCGGAGGAGTGGAACACCGTGGTGATCGGATTCCTGGCCAAGTAG